One Spea bombifrons isolate aSpeBom1 chromosome 1, aSpeBom1.2.pri, whole genome shotgun sequence DNA window includes the following coding sequences:
- the CILP2 gene encoding cartilage intermediate layer protein 2, with product MPACYPTLILTILLKFSTTYSTTEWTSWFNIDHPGGEGDYETVQAIRFYYKDRLCSRPIALEARTTDWATPEQTKEVVHSNPEKGFWCINKEQPKDQRCSNYHVRFQCPLDLLYWSHWSPWSSCSQTSCGSRGIQVRHRSCIYTQPLGILSLKRCVGEATERRVCNSSPCVEGKWSPWGLWTPCTKTCGMGRSIRRRTCNSKDISCVGKSFQVQKCQKSPCNACSGCTCAIHTLVGKVHTSQGSVIKNAKVFLTDKLLGSTDLHGHFRVIGLCKEDTFNITVAKDGFSSETLQTLTNGTGMSYFETILKRKGKPYIVQHPYSKIRRVGHKVTLCCEATGNPPPTKYYWYHNGTLLDKHTFKYEQSLTLRNITAAQAGEYQCKASNGLGVIKSSISQLTVIGKGEAGCNKSPLEHLVKLPVDCYQKRSGSSYYNVGKCPNTQCVGQMTSDLLCKDKVDYCCGVKRMKLQEVKCPGYILPIMVVVECGCAQCIQPKVLIRGRVTSYDSGEPLRFGQIIVSGKNMGFTGFKGEFTLEVPKGTKRLVVTFVDPKDRFLETIKVFPFDPKGSTVFQDVKVMRRQEPVDLDPTVTNVISLGASGEEDPMGELVIPPNSFTKNNGEVYLGTVKASVTFLDPRNLSTAFAASSDLNFVNRDGDISPLRTYGMFAVDFREDTTHSLLQTGKVEVRLNTEQVKMLQHLEKMKLWSLNQETGIWEEESNLQMVKGGRRGKREERSFLIGQLEIRERRLFNLDVPEFRRCFVKVRAYMNEKFIPNEQLEGVVVTLINLEPMPGFPSNPRAWGRFDSVITGRNGACLPAFCDAQQPDAYTAYVTATMGGEELEAAPSSPKLNPNIVGVSQPYLNKLGYQRTDHDDPAGKKTAFKVNLAKPNPNSFDENHGPIYVYQNLRGCEEAPDSDNHFRFYRVEVDKYEYNVVPFDETDLTSWIGGYLSWWPNPQEFRACYIKVRIHGPQEYMVRSRNIGGSNSRTIGQLYGLRDTRSVRGMDVHSTSAACVEFKCSGMLYDQSLVDRTQVVVTPQGSCRIVEVNRLLEEYLARHPPLALGNDTGEFSMLAPFDPLGHNYGIYTVTDQNPRLAKEIAIGRCFDGTSDGFSREMKSQSGVALTFRCQEKAITHESFFQRLLNNPGQALREIRQEMRENEQQAAPAQRVPYPGTGIVSLIRRPSVSQRGMGQSQNK from the exons ATGCCAGCATGTTACCCTACACTTATCCTTACCATTCTCCTGAAATTCTCAACCACTTACA GTACCACAGAGTGGACATCTTGGTTTAACATAGACCACCCAGGAGGGGAAGGAGATTATGAAACAGTACAGGCTATTCGCTTCTATTATAAAGATCGCTTGTGTTCTCGACCTATTGCCCTTGAAGCCAGAACGACAGATTGGGCAACTCCTGAACAAACAAAGGAGGTTGTACACTCTAATCCAGAAAAGGGGTTCTGGTGCATTAACAAAGAGCAGCCCAAAGACCAGAGGTGTTCAAACTACCATGTTAGATTTCAGTGTCCACTGG ATCTTCTTTACTGGTCTCATTGGTCACCATGGAGTTCGTGTTCCCAGACCAGCTGTGGCTCCAGAGGGATTCAGGTCAGGCATCGTTCTTGCATCTATACTCAGCCTTTGGGTATTTTGAGTCTGaaaaggtgtgtgggggaagcTACGGAGAGGAGAGTCTGCAACTCCAGCCCCTGTGTAG AAGGGAAGTGGTCACCCTGGGGATTGTGGACCCCTTGTACAAAGACATGTGGAATGGGAAGAAGCATCAGACGCCGGACCTGCAATAGCAAGGACATTTCCTGTGTTGGAAAGTCGTTCCAAGTTCAAAAGTGTCAGAAGTCTCCATGCAATG CCTGCAGTGGGTGTACTTGTGCCATTCACACACTAGTGGGGAAGGTCCACACTAGCCAAGGATCTGTCATTAAAAATGCCAAGGTGTTCCTCACAGACAAGCTGCTGGGAAGTACTGACCTACATGGCCACTTCAGAGTAATTGGACTATGCAAAGAAGATACTTTCAACATCACTGTGGCAAAGGATGGTTTCTCTTCTGAAACCTTGCAGACCCTGACAAACGGCACTGGAATGTCATATTTTGAGACTATTTTAAAGAGGAAAG GAAAGCCATATATTGTACAGCATCCTTACTCCAAGATCCGAAGGGTAGGACACAAGGTTACTCTGTGCTGCGAAGCTACTGGAAACCCACCACCCACTAAATATTACTG GTACCACAATGGCACATTACTTGACAAACATACATTCAAGTATGAACAGAGTTTAACACTTCGTAATATTACAGCGGCCCAGGCTGGGGAATACCAGTGCAAGGCTAGCAATGGACTAGGAGTTATCAAGTCCTCAATATCCCAACTGACTGTCAtag GGAAAGGTGAAGCTGGCTGTAACAAATCCCCACTGGAACATCTTGTTAAACTCCCTGTTGATTGCTATCAAAAAAGATCTGGTTCTAGCTACTACAACGTAGGCAAGTGCCCAAATACACAGTGTGTTGGGCAAATGACTTCAGACTTGCTATGCAAAGATAAAGTAGACTATTGTTGCGGGGTAAAACGAATGAAGTTACAAGAAGTAAAGTGTCCTGGATACATACTACCAAttatggtggtggtggagtgtgGTTGTGCCCAGTGCATTCAACCTAAAGTTTTGATAAGAGGAAGGGTGACCTCATATGACAGCGGGGAGCCCCTGCGTTTCGGACAAATCATTGTGAGTGGTAAAAACATGGGCTTCACAGGATTTAAGGGTGAATTTACCCTAGAAGTGCCAAAAGGAACAAAAAGGCTGGTGGTTACTTTTGTGGATCCCAAAGATAGATTCTTGGAAACAATCAAAGTTTTTCCATTTGATCCAAAAGGTAGCACTGTGTTTCAAGATGTCAAGGTAATGAGAAGACAAGAGCCAGTTGATCTTGACCCTACAGTAACAAATGTAATTTCTCttggggcatcaggggaagagGATCCAATGGGAGAGTTAGTCATCCCACCAAATTCTTTCACCAAAAACAATGGAGAAGTCTATTTGGGAACCGTCAAGGCCAGTGTGACCTTTCTGGATCCAAGGAATTTGAGCACTGCCTTTGCTGCTTCCAGTGACCTAAATTTTGTCAACAGGGATGGGGATATTTCCCCACTCAGGACTTATGGCATGTTTGCTGTTGACTTCAGAGAGGATACTACACATTCATTGCTACAGACTGGGAAAGTGGAGGTGCGGCTCAATACAGAGCAAGTTAAGATGCTCCAGCATCTTGAGAAAATGAAACTTTGGTCTTTGAACCAAGAGACTGGAATTTGGGAAGAAGAAAGCAATTTACAGATGGTTAAGGGTGGAAGGAGgggaaaaagagaagagaggTCATTTCTAATTGGACAGCTGGAGATACGAGAAAGACGCCTATTCAATCTGGATGTTCCAGAATTCCGGAGGTGTTTTGTAAAGGTTCGAGCCTATATGAATGAGAAGTTCATACCTAATGAACAGCTGGAGGGGGTAGTGGTGACCCTCATAAATCTAGAACCCATGCCAGGATTCCCATCAAATCCAAGAGCTTGGGGTCGATTTGATAGTGTAATCACAGGAAGAAATGGAGCATGTCTACCAGCTTTCTGTGATGCTCAACAGCCAGATGCCTACACTGCCTATGTTACTGCCACAATGGGGGGAGAAGAGTTAGAAGCTGCTCCATCATCTCCCAAACTGAACCCAAATATTGTTGGTGTATCTCAACCCTACTTGAATAAGCTGGGTTACCAGCGGACTGACCATGATGACCCTGCTGGTAAAAAGACAGCCTTCAAAGTTAACCTTGCCAAACCAAACCCAAACAGTTTTGATGAGAACCATGGCCCAATATATGTCTATCAAAATTTGCGTGGATGTGAGGAAGCACCAGATTCAGATAATCACTTTAGATTCTACCGGGTAGAAGTAGACAAATATGAGTATAATGTTGTTCCTTTTGATGAGACAGACTTGACTTCATGGATTGGTGGGTACTTATCTTGGTGGCCTAACCCACAAGAGTTTCGGGCCTGTTACATAAAAGTGAGGATCCACGGTCCACAGGAGTACATGGTTCGCTCTAGGAATATTGGAGGGAGTAACTCAAGGACTATAGGGCAGCTTTATGGTTTAAGAGATACCCGTAGTGTTAGAGGCATGGATGTGCATAGCACATCTGCAGCCTGTGTGGAATTCAAGTGCAGTGGAATGCTTTATGACCAGAGTTTAGTAGATCGAACCCAGGTTGTGGTGACTCCTCAAGGTAGCTGTCGTATTGTGGAAGTGAACAGGCTTCTGGAAGAATATCTTGCACGCCACCCTCCTTTGGCTTTAGGAAATGACACTGGTGAATTCAGTATGTTGGCTCCTTTTGACCCTTTAGGTCATAACTACGGAATTTATACTGTGACAGATCAGAACCCACGATTGGCCAAAGAAATTGCTATCGGACGCTGTTTTGATGGCACTTCTGATGGCTTCTCCAGAGAAATGAAGTCTCAAAGTGGAGTAGCATTAACATTCCGATGCCAAGAGAAGGCCATAACACATGAAAGTTTTTTCCAGCGTTTGCTTAACAATCCAGGACAAGCCCTTCGTGAGATCAGGCAAGAAATGCGTGAGAACGAACAGCAAGCAGCACCTGCACAAAGAGTGCCGTATCCTGGGACTGGCATTGTCAGCCTAATTAGAAGGCCCTCTGTCTCTCAGAGAGGAATGGGGCAATCTCAAAACAAGTAA